From a region of the Fischerella sp. JS2 genome:
- a CDS encoding RNA polymerase sigma factor SigF, producing METSQSSMRSDGMELLQLYHQNPSIELRNQLVKLHTGLVRKMAHKFSHQCNEPYEDLEQIGYFGLIRAIERFDPSQGYAFSSFAVPYIRGEMLHFLRDRSTLLKIPRRWQELYNEGQKVRKELAEILGRPPKDAEIAKQLKVSVQEWQETKLAAQNRMPLSLDATVVNYIDCQITLGEALPCPRSGAQQLQHEERQQLQGAISMLEEKPRMAVELVFLKELSRKDAAKKIGTSPMTVTRYLQKGIQDLMSMLQTQALSTG from the coding sequence ATGGAAACAAGTCAGTCCTCTATGCGGTCTGATGGTATGGAGTTATTGCAGTTATACCATCAGAATCCTTCTATTGAACTTCGTAATCAGCTTGTTAAATTACATACTGGCTTAGTACGGAAAATGGCTCATAAATTTAGCCATCAATGTAATGAGCCTTATGAAGACTTAGAGCAAATCGGTTACTTTGGTTTAATCAGAGCCATTGAGCGTTTTGATCCCAGTCAAGGATATGCTTTTAGTTCCTTTGCTGTCCCATATATTCGGGGTGAGATGCTGCACTTTTTGCGCGATCGCAGCACTCTGTTAAAAATTCCCCGGCGTTGGCAAGAACTCTACAATGAGGGGCAAAAAGTTCGTAAGGAATTGGCGGAAATTTTAGGTCGTCCTCCCAAAGATGCAGAAATTGCTAAACAACTCAAGGTATCTGTGCAAGAGTGGCAAGAAACCAAGTTAGCTGCTCAAAATCGTATGCCTTTGAGTTTAGACGCTACGGTAGTTAACTACATTGATTGTCAAATTACCTTGGGTGAGGCGCTTCCTTGTCCCCGTTCTGGCGCCCAACAGCTACAACACGAAGAACGGCAACAACTACAAGGGGCAATTAGCATGTTAGAAGAAAAGCCTCGTATGGCAGTAGAACTAGTATTCTTGAAAGAACTTTCTCGCAAAGATGCCGCAAAGAAAATTGGCACTAGTCCAATGACAGTCACACGGTATCTACAAAAGGGAATTCAGGATTTGATGTCGATGCTGCAAACACAAGCGTTATCAACAGGCTGA
- a CDS encoding Bax inhibitor-1 family protein, producing MSNTSNFRDAIREARTQALVGPNVIANALPYLGGGLILTALGTYGGLGVIRANPGLFFPTFIGAVIVELILFFVAQNVAEKGKNSVALPLLATYSLLSGYTLSGLVFVALSQKGVGIQGVGLAALSCGITFIAARQIGSNLSDTDGMALTKTINLGIIALVVVVGLQFVFALFGVYTPGWLEIGISALGVFLFAGASVVDFYILPRTYRNDQYLPAALSMYLTYINLFIFILRLLIALNGRD from the coding sequence ATGAGCAATACTAGCAACTTCCGTGACGCTATCCGTGAAGCCAGAACTCAAGCCCTAGTCGGACCAAATGTCATAGCCAATGCTCTGCCTTATCTCGGAGGCGGTCTAATCTTAACAGCATTGGGAACCTATGGCGGTTTGGGAGTTATCCGTGCTAACCCCGGATTGTTCTTTCCCACTTTCATTGGTGCAGTGATTGTGGAATTAATTTTGTTCTTTGTCGCCCAGAATGTTGCTGAAAAGGGCAAAAATAGCGTTGCACTGCCTCTGTTAGCCACCTATAGCCTACTGTCTGGCTACACTCTTAGCGGCTTGGTATTTGTAGCGCTGTCACAAAAAGGTGTAGGTATTCAAGGAGTTGGTTTAGCCGCCCTTAGTTGTGGAATCACCTTCATCGCTGCTCGTCAGATAGGTTCAAATCTTTCTGACACTGACGGTATGGCTCTGACAAAAACCATCAATTTGGGTATTATCGCCTTGGTCGTGGTTGTCGGCTTGCAATTTGTCTTTGCTTTGTTTGGCGTCTATACTCCAGGGTGGTTGGAAATAGGCATTTCTGCTTTAGGGGTCTTCCTATTTGCTGGAGCATCTGTAGTCGATTTTTACATCCTGCCACGCACCTACCGCAATGACCAATACCTACCTGCGGCTTTGTCGATGTACTTAACTTACATCAACCTTTTCATCTTCATTTTGAGGCTGTTGATAGCCCTAAATGGTCGTGACTAA
- a CDS encoding NIL domain-containing protein: MTTFKSNSAKIPPVHIRIRVPQHYHRQPVISRLISRYNLTVNIKAASLTADIDSCGWFDLELQGNPEQVINSLSYLQRIGVDLMQVGIVGSIQPSQNSQSFPISESNITGNEHTSLVTKWENQLYPQISSNQTNRLRLQLCVSKNHYHKPVIYELVSRYGVTVNITGALLKPDVQNHGWFDLEIWGRQDQLFSSFSYLQSFL; encoded by the coding sequence ATGACTACCTTTAAATCTAACTCTGCAAAAATACCTCCAGTCCACATCCGGATTCGAGTACCTCAGCACTACCATCGGCAACCTGTAATTTCTCGATTAATATCCCGTTACAATCTTACAGTTAATATTAAGGCAGCTTCTCTAACAGCAGACATTGATAGCTGCGGCTGGTTCGATTTAGAACTTCAGGGTAACCCAGAACAAGTTATCAATAGCCTCTCTTATTTGCAACGAATAGGTGTGGATCTTATGCAAGTAGGTATTGTCGGAAGTATTCAGCCTAGTCAAAACTCTCAGTCTTTTCCAATTTCAGAAAGTAATATAACAGGCAATGAACATACTAGTTTAGTAACTAAATGGGAAAACCAACTCTATCCGCAAATCTCTAGTAATCAAACCAATAGACTACGTTTACAACTGTGTGTATCGAAAAATCATTACCACAAACCAGTAATTTATGAATTAGTTTCTCGCTATGGGGTAACAGTTAATATTACCGGAGCTTTACTAAAGCCTGATGTCCAAAATCATGGCTGGTTTGACTTAGAAATTTGGGGAAGACAAGATCAGCTTTTTTCTAGCTTTAGTTATTTACAAAGTTTTTTATAA
- the dhaL gene encoding dihydroxyacetone kinase subunit DhaL, giving the protein MATKEQILQWLQTFATVVEENKDYLTELDAAIGDADHGINMERGFKKVVTQLPTVADKDIGSILKMVSMTLISTVGGASGPLYGTLFLRASTVVADKQELNEQDMLAMLQAGLDGVVGRGKAQLGDKTMVDALSPAVTAFGQAVAAGENILSAMQKAVAAAEKGMQDTTPMQAKKGRASYLGQRSVGHQDPGATSVYLMLQSLLDVVKK; this is encoded by the coding sequence ATGGCGACAAAAGAGCAAATTTTACAGTGGTTGCAAACCTTTGCAACTGTAGTCGAAGAAAACAAAGACTATTTAACAGAATTAGATGCAGCCATAGGCGATGCTGACCACGGTATAAATATGGAACGTGGTTTTAAAAAGGTAGTGACTCAGTTGCCAACTGTTGCAGATAAAGACATCGGTAGTATTCTTAAAATGGTGAGCATGACGCTCATTTCCACAGTTGGCGGTGCAAGCGGTCCGCTTTATGGCACATTGTTTTTACGAGCGAGTACGGTAGTAGCTGATAAACAAGAACTAAATGAGCAAGATATGCTAGCGATGCTGCAAGCAGGGTTAGATGGCGTCGTTGGGCGGGGAAAAGCACAACTGGGCGATAAAACAATGGTGGATGCTTTATCGCCAGCTGTCACAGCTTTTGGACAAGCTGTAGCAGCAGGTGAAAATATATTATCAGCAATGCAAAAAGCTGTAGCAGCAGCAGAGAAGGGAATGCAAGATACAACACCAATGCAGGCTAAAAAAGGCCGTGCCAGTTATTTAGGACAACGAAGTGTAGGACATCAAGATCCAGGGGCAACTTCTGTTTATTTAATGTTGCAGAGTTTGTTAGATGTAGTTAAGAAATAG
- the cysT gene encoding sulfate ABC transporter permease subunit CysT → MTVSSPSSPQQKARNKTPDWKKFLDQFFHLPWTWRITLGYLTVMLIIPITAMFLKAATKSPAEFWQIATSPIALSAYNVTFLTALITALLNGVFGTLIAWVLVRYDFPGKRFIDATVDLPFALPTAVAGLTLATVYSDNGWIGSLFAPLGIKISFTSLGVAVAMIFISLPFVVRTVQPVLQEMEKEIEEAAWSLGASQWQTFWNVILPPLFPTILTGVALGFSRAVGEYGSTVIISSNTPFKDLIAPVLIFQRLEQYDYSGATVIGMVLLVISLLILLAINFLQSWARRYDTK, encoded by the coding sequence ATGACCGTATCCTCTCCTTCATCACCTCAACAAAAAGCTAGAAACAAGACTCCAGACTGGAAGAAGTTTTTGGATCAATTCTTTCATCTTCCTTGGACATGGCGAATTACCTTGGGATATCTAACAGTGATGTTGATTATCCCAATCACTGCCATGTTTTTGAAAGCGGCGACTAAATCCCCGGCTGAGTTTTGGCAAATTGCTACTAGTCCGATCGCATTATCAGCATATAATGTAACTTTTTTAACAGCATTAATAACTGCTTTACTCAATGGTGTTTTTGGTACTTTGATTGCTTGGGTTCTAGTTCGTTATGACTTTCCAGGCAAAAGATTTATTGATGCCACCGTAGATTTACCATTTGCATTGCCAACAGCAGTAGCAGGTTTAACACTAGCCACTGTATACAGTGATAATGGCTGGATTGGTTCGCTGTTTGCCCCCTTGGGTATCAAGATATCTTTTACTAGTTTGGGTGTAGCTGTGGCGATGATTTTTATCTCGCTGCCTTTTGTAGTACGGACAGTGCAACCTGTACTTCAGGAAATGGAAAAAGAAATCGAAGAAGCTGCTTGGTCTTTAGGTGCATCCCAATGGCAGACTTTTTGGAATGTGATTCTACCGCCGTTATTTCCCACAATTTTGACAGGTGTAGCCTTGGGTTTCTCCCGTGCTGTTGGCGAATACGGCTCGACGGTAATTATATCTTCCAACACTCCCTTCAAAGATTTGATTGCACCTGTACTGATTTTCCAACGTCTAGAGCAGTATGACTATTCCGGTGCAACGGTAATTGGCATGGTGCTACTGGTAATTTCTTTGCTGATACTGCTGGCGATTAATTTCTTACAAAGTTGGGCAAGAAGATATGACACCAAATGA
- a CDS encoding DUF924 family protein codes for MKTERSEDVLQFWFPKQPSNDQRAMVRQWEWWFRGGADADIIEHFSPLLEQAIQGELDAWSSEPRSRLALIIILDQFSRTIHRLTAQAFAQDPKACALTLEGIDVGHYASLKTPWEKTFFLLPLGHSEDIGNLDLAVKLADEIVKEAPQEYRPLLEFSAAQARGHREVIARFGRHPHRNEVLGRQSTFDELEYLATGRLVHTRPMPPHLSQFLSNT; via the coding sequence TTGAAAACTGAACGATCTGAAGACGTTCTTCAGTTTTGGTTTCCTAAGCAACCAAGCAATGATCAAAGGGCGATGGTTCGTCAGTGGGAATGGTGGTTTCGCGGGGGTGCTGATGCTGATATAATCGAGCATTTTTCACCACTGCTGGAACAAGCGATACAAGGTGAACTTGACGCCTGGTCTAGTGAGCCACGGTCACGGCTCGCCCTTATCATAATCCTCGACCAATTTTCGCGAACAATCCATCGTTTAACTGCTCAAGCATTTGCACAAGACCCAAAGGCTTGCGCGCTGACGCTTGAAGGGATTGACGTTGGTCACTATGCATCTCTTAAAACACCTTGGGAAAAGACCTTTTTTCTTCTGCCATTGGGGCATTCCGAAGATATAGGGAACCTAGATTTAGCAGTCAAGCTTGCAGATGAAATAGTGAAGGAGGCACCACAGGAGTATCGCCCGTTGTTAGAGTTCTCCGCAGCGCAAGCGCGCGGACATCGGGAGGTGATTGCACGGTTCGGCCGTCATCCTCATCGCAATGAGGTACTAGGGCGTCAATCAACCTTTGATGAACTTGAATATCTCGCGACTGGTAGGCTCGTACATACGCGCCCAATGCCGCCACACCTGTCGCAATTTCTCTCCAATACTTGA
- a CDS encoding Crp/Fnr family transcriptional regulator, with protein sequence MISPFFPVINHSDRTIIRYFKRRSFIPLPQDILWKIEKGVVRNLTWHEDGTLVTLGVWGPGDVVGRSLSKIEPYEIECLTKVEVTIFPVNESYQLTEILLTQIEQAEALMMIRSYKTVEIMLIKLLSWLAKKFGRAVETGQLIDLRLTHQDIAELLNSTRVTITRVLTNLEEKGLIHRLPLHKIVLKEEQIWHYEI encoded by the coding sequence GTGATATCTCCCTTTTTCCCCGTTATAAATCATTCTGATAGAACTATCATTCGGTATTTTAAACGGCGCTCTTTTATCCCACTTCCACAGGATATACTCTGGAAAATAGAAAAAGGAGTAGTACGAAATTTAACTTGGCATGAAGACGGTACACTCGTCACTTTGGGAGTTTGGGGGCCAGGAGATGTTGTTGGCAGAAGTTTATCAAAAATAGAACCATATGAAATAGAATGTTTGACCAAAGTAGAGGTTACTATTTTTCCTGTAAATGAATCATATCAACTCACAGAGATACTACTAACACAGATCGAACAAGCAGAAGCATTAATGATGATTCGTAGCTATAAAACAGTTGAAATTATGCTGATTAAACTCTTGAGTTGGTTAGCTAAAAAATTTGGTCGTGCAGTAGAAACTGGTCAGTTAATTGATTTACGTTTAACTCATCAAGATATTGCAGAACTGTTAAACTCAACTCGCGTGACGATTACTAGAGTTCTCACTAATTTAGAGGAAAAAGGATTGATTCATCGTCTGCCTTTGCATAAAATTGTGCTGAAAGAAGAGCAGATATGGCACTATGAAATATAA
- a CDS encoding sulfate ABC transporter substrate-binding protein: MSSWQGIITKLRQTLLKITSRVRVNSIKGFLSLALVGVSLSVAIASCSGGNGNGSADNPTANPVAAGNNKQDVEVTLVSFAVTKAAHDAIIPKFVEKWKQEHNQNVTFRQSYGGSGSQTRAVIDGLEADVVHLALALDTQKIEKAGLIEPGWEKEVPNNAIVSKTVAALITRPGNPKNIKTWADLEKGDIKVITADPKTSGIARWNFLALWNSVIKTGGGEDKALDFVTKVYSNVPILTKDAREATDAFAKQGQGDALINYENEVILAQQKGEKVDYVVPDVNISIDNPISVVDKNVDKHGSREVAEAFVQYLFTPEAQQEFAKLGFRPLDEAVAQNKELKALADKYTKVNNLGNVQDYGGWAEVQKKFFEDGAVFDQIQAKIRR; the protein is encoded by the coding sequence ATGAGTTCGTGGCAGGGTATTATTACAAAATTAAGACAAACCTTATTAAAAATCACTAGTAGGGTAAGAGTTAATTCAATCAAAGGCTTTCTATCGCTTGCTTTAGTTGGAGTTAGCTTGAGTGTAGCGATCGCATCCTGCTCTGGTGGGAATGGCAACGGTAGTGCTGATAATCCTACAGCAAATCCTGTGGCAGCAGGAAACAATAAACAGGATGTCGAAGTAACCCTCGTTTCCTTTGCAGTTACTAAAGCCGCTCACGATGCTATTATTCCTAAGTTTGTCGAGAAGTGGAAACAAGAGCATAACCAAAACGTTACCTTTAGGCAAAGTTATGGGGGATCTGGTTCACAAACTCGTGCAGTCATCGATGGTTTGGAAGCAGATGTAGTTCACCTGGCGCTGGCTTTAGACACTCAAAAAATTGAGAAGGCTGGACTGATTGAACCTGGATGGGAAAAAGAAGTCCCTAATAATGCGATCGTATCGAAGACTGTTGCAGCCCTCATCACTCGTCCTGGAAACCCAAAAAATATCAAAACTTGGGCAGATTTGGAGAAAGGCGATATTAAAGTAATTACTGCTGACCCCAAAACATCAGGTATTGCTCGTTGGAACTTTCTCGCACTGTGGAACTCAGTCATTAAAACAGGGGGAGGAGAAGACAAAGCCCTGGACTTTGTGACCAAAGTTTACAGCAATGTACCAATCTTAACAAAAGATGCCCGTGAAGCCACTGACGCTTTTGCTAAACAGGGTCAGGGAGATGCTTTGATTAACTACGAAAACGAAGTGATTCTGGCACAACAGAAGGGCGAGAAAGTTGATTATGTTGTTCCAGATGTGAATATCTCCATCGACAATCCAATTTCAGTGGTGGATAAGAACGTTGATAAGCACGGTTCTCGTGAAGTAGCAGAAGCTTTTGTTCAATACCTCTTTACTCCAGAAGCACAGCAAGAGTTTGCCAAACTGGGATTTCGACCCCTAGATGAAGCAGTCGCTCAAAATAAAGAACTCAAAGCACTTGCCGATAAATATACGAAGGTCAATAATCTAGGAAACGTTCAAGACTACGGCGGATGGGCGGAAGTGCAAAAGAAATTTTTTGAAGATGGAGCAGTTTTTGACCAAATCCAAGCCAAAATCAGACGTTAG
- a CDS encoding NIL domain-containing protein, translating to MVSHNTLTNKRIRVRIPKDYRHEPVISRLVSDYDLTVNISAAILGANAIGDGWFDLDLQGTPEQINSGLNYLKELELEIWEDNNIGNW from the coding sequence ATGGTTTCTCACAATACCCTTACCAACAAACGAATTCGCGTTAGAATTCCCAAAGATTATCGTCACGAACCAGTTATTTCTCGCTTAGTTTCTGACTATGATCTAACGGTGAATATTTCTGCTGCTATTCTTGGAGCTAATGCCATTGGTGATGGTTGGTTTGACCTAGACTTACAAGGAACGCCTGAGCAAATTAATAGTGGACTGAATTATCTCAAAGAATTGGAACTGGAAATTTGGGAAGACAACAATATAGGTAATTGGTAA
- the cysW gene encoding sulfate ABC transporter permease subunit CysW, which produces MTPNEEASFVQPHFHTTPANPNKQKPTKTRSFVPVILIGIALGYLALMLYIPAINVFYQAFKNGAGPFLSNLTREDFLSAAKLTLLLALIAVPVNTIFGLCAAWAIARHKFPGRTLILSIIDLPFSISPVVAGLMLVLVYGRNGWFGGWLQEHGIKIIFAFPGMLLATAFVSMPFVAREVIPVLEELGSDQEEAAQTLGANSWQTFWRVTLPNIRWGLLYGLILTNARAMGEFGAVSVVSGNIAGKTQSLPLFVEDAYKQYETEAAYSAAVILALLAVVTLVLKGILERKTGIKSTKAH; this is translated from the coding sequence ATGACACCAAATGAAGAAGCCTCTTTTGTGCAACCCCATTTTCATACAACACCAGCAAATCCCAACAAACAAAAACCTACCAAAACAAGGAGTTTCGTTCCTGTAATATTAATTGGGATCGCGTTGGGATATTTAGCGTTAATGCTGTATATCCCTGCTATCAACGTTTTTTACCAAGCATTCAAAAATGGAGCTGGGCCGTTTCTGTCTAACCTAACACGAGAAGATTTTCTGAGTGCAGCCAAGCTGACATTACTACTAGCTTTAATTGCTGTACCAGTAAACACTATATTTGGTTTGTGTGCAGCTTGGGCGATCGCTCGTCACAAATTTCCTGGTCGCACTTTAATTTTGAGTATCATAGACCTACCCTTTTCAATTTCGCCCGTCGTCGCCGGTTTAATGCTTGTGCTAGTCTACGGACGAAATGGATGGTTTGGGGGCTGGTTGCAAGAGCATGGTATCAAAATTATTTTTGCTTTCCCCGGGATGTTACTGGCCACAGCTTTTGTGAGTATGCCCTTTGTTGCCCGTGAAGTCATTCCGGTGTTAGAGGAGTTAGGAAGCGATCAAGAAGAAGCAGCGCAAACTTTGGGTGCAAATAGCTGGCAAACATTTTGGCGTGTGACATTACCAAATATCCGTTGGGGTTTGCTTTACGGCTTAATTTTGACCAATGCCAGAGCAATGGGTGAATTCGGTGCAGTTTCCGTAGTCTCTGGAAACATCGCTGGTAAAACTCAAAGCTTACCTCTATTCGTAGAGGATGCTTACAAACAGTACGAAACAGAGGCAGCCTACTCAGCTGCTGTGATCTTAGCACTGCTTGCAGTCGTAACTTTGGTGTTAAAGGGGATTTTAGAACGGAAAACAGGTATCAAATCAACAAAGGCTCATTAG
- the dusA gene encoding tRNA dihydrouridine(20/20a) synthase DusA — translation MTCLNSATLPPFMIHGAYPLSVAPMMDRTDRHFRYFMRQITRRTLLYTEMVTTAAILHGDKEHLLGFSPEEKPLVLQVGGDNPKELAQCSRIAEDIGYDEINLNVGCPSSRVQDGNFGACLMAQPEKVADCVVQMINATSIPVSVKHRIGIDDRDHYEDMVNFVRIVSQAGCQRFTVHARKAWLQGLSPKENRDIPPLRYADVYRLKQEFPHLFIEINGGIINMEQVKEHLQSVDAVMIGRAAYDHPYLFATADSEIYGEAMQPLSRHEVAEAMFAYIDYWVAKGLKLNKITRHMLQLFAGQPGSRVWKRHLTENSCRLGAGSAVVQEALAQVPDSPFLGNVLSAC, via the coding sequence ATGACTTGTTTAAATTCAGCTACTTTGCCCCCATTCATGATTCACGGTGCTTATCCTCTCAGTGTTGCACCGATGATGGATCGTACAGACCGCCACTTTCGGTATTTTATGCGGCAGATTACACGCCGTACTTTGCTTTATACCGAAATGGTGACAACTGCCGCGATTTTGCATGGTGACAAAGAACACCTACTCGGCTTTTCCCCAGAAGAAAAGCCCCTAGTTTTGCAGGTTGGGGGCGATAATCCCAAGGAATTAGCCCAATGTAGCCGGATTGCTGAGGATATAGGCTACGATGAAATCAATCTCAATGTCGGTTGTCCGAGTAGTCGTGTCCAAGATGGGAATTTTGGGGCTTGTTTAATGGCACAGCCTGAAAAAGTGGCAGACTGTGTAGTACAGATGATCAATGCGACTTCTATCCCAGTTAGTGTAAAGCACCGCATTGGTATTGACGATCGCGATCACTACGAAGATATGGTAAATTTTGTTCGCATTGTCTCACAAGCAGGCTGCCAACGTTTTACTGTCCATGCCCGCAAAGCTTGGTTACAGGGTTTAAGCCCGAAAGAAAACCGAGATATACCACCCCTGCGTTATGCTGATGTCTATCGTCTGAAACAGGAATTCCCCCACCTATTCATCGAAATCAATGGTGGAATTATTAACATGGAGCAGGTAAAAGAGCATTTACAATCGGTAGATGCGGTGATGATTGGGCGTGCAGCTTACGATCATCCCTATTTATTTGCCACAGCAGACAGTGAAATCTACGGCGAGGCGATGCAACCTCTGTCTCGCCATGAAGTTGCTGAAGCGATGTTTGCTTATATTGATTACTGGGTGGCAAAAGGTCTGAAACTCAACAAAATTACCCGCCACATGCTGCAACTATTTGCTGGACAACCGGGTAGTCGAGTTTGGAAGCGTCATCTGACGGAAAACTCTTGCCGTCTGGGAGCAGGTTCGGCTGTGGTACAAGAGGCGTTAGCACAAGTTCCCGACTCGCCATTCCTGGGAAATGTGCTTTCAGCCTGTTGA
- a CDS encoding Eco57I restriction-modification methylase domain-containing protein has product MFLTDSADITRIYFSSRLNLKQRSELGQFLTPAPVARFMAGQFSSLSGHISLLDPGAGVGSLTAAFVERLLANPNEVKSCFITAYEVESAFLSSLRQCLIECCAALKSQGIQAHYCLREESFIEAFPEINLPLFTTSSINFTHAILNPPYKKIHSQSVEKKILSQIGIETVNLYSAFVWLTILQLAEGGEIVAITPRSFCNGSYFRPFRKAFLESMTGSFWLVTFLLHFPTF; this is encoded by the coding sequence ATGTTTCTTACAGATTCCGCTGACATTACCAGGATTTATTTCTCTTCAAGGTTGAATCTGAAGCAGCGTAGTGAGTTGGGTCAGTTTTTGACCCCTGCCCCGGTTGCCCGTTTTATGGCGGGACAATTTAGTAGTTTATCGGGTCACATCAGTCTTTTAGATCCTGGAGCCGGAGTTGGGTCATTAACTGCTGCCTTTGTAGAGCGGTTATTGGCAAATCCTAACGAGGTTAAGAGTTGCTTCATAACAGCATATGAAGTTGAATCAGCCTTCCTATCCTCTTTGAGACAATGCCTTATAGAGTGTTGTGCAGCTTTAAAGAGCCAAGGAATTCAAGCACATTATTGTTTACGTGAAGAAAGCTTTATAGAGGCTTTTCCCGAAATAAATTTGCCGCTTTTTACTACATCATCTATCAATTTTACTCATGCGATTCTGAATCCACCTTATAAAAAGATTCACAGCCAATCCGTCGAAAAGAAGATCCTTTCCCAGATTGGAATTGAAACTGTAAATCTATATAGTGCATTTGTTTGGCTTACTATATTACAGCTTGCCGAGGGTGGAGAAATAGTTGCAATTACGCCTAGAAGTTTCTGTAATGGTTCTTATTTTCGTCCTTTTCGTAAAGCTTTCCTGGAAAGCATGACTGGATCTTTTTGGCTAGTGACTTTTCTTCTCCATTTCCCTACTTTCTAA